One genomic region from Nymphaea colorata isolate Beijing-Zhang1983 chromosome 12, ASM883128v2, whole genome shotgun sequence encodes:
- the LOC116265207 gene encoding pentatricopeptide repeat-containing protein At3g60050-like codes for MRFCSHHRLLRSIFRSTSWCLASRSIGNGRILGYGEKESGADDRRGSKSLGGSELSNEKSKKSDFDHCSSEKSDANERIQEYQYGEAEGIPEGGPRRRHPDDHRQINKKSSDEYVRKLRWEEGSGEEFDIEETFAGFPLPGEDFVRIEGSEDPSSNNHDDCSADESFSARRSKVASKIFAILQQDGAGFDARTALDEMQIRVSGRLVREVLIRISSSINGANKSRCAKLAYKFFVWCDLKDEFRHSSTTYNMVMKIFADCDELKAMWKLVDQMTENGVATTARTFNILVCACGEAGMARKLVERFVKSKAFNYRPFKHSFNAILYSLLTVHQYKLIEWVYQQMLLDGHGPDVLTYNVMLCAKYRLGKLDQFHALLDEMGRNGFSPDLHTYNILLHVLGKGDKPLAALNLLNYMEDVGCQPRVLHFTNLIDGLSRAGNLDACKYFFDEMPKKGCEPDVVCYTVMITGFVVAGELQKAQKLFDEMLVRGHLPNVFTYNSMIRGLCSAGKFGEARSVLGQMESRGCDPNFVVYSTLVRKLQNAGKFAEANNVVGQMVEKGRYAHLVSKFKGYKMK; via the exons ATGAG GTTTTGCTCTCATCACAGGCTTCTGAGATCGATTTTCCGGTCTACTAGTTGGTGTTTGGCTTCGAGATCGATAGGGAACGGGAGGATTTTGGGATATGGGGAGAAGGAGAGTGGTGCGGATGACCGACGAGGCTCGAAATCCCTCGGTGGCAGTGAACTTTCCAATGAAAAGTCGAAGAAATCGGATTTTGATCACTGTTCGTCGGAAAAGTCCGATGCCAATGAAAGGATTCAAGAGTATCAATATGGGGAAGCAGAGGGCATCCCAGAAGGAGGCCCTAGGAGGAGACATCCAGATGATCACagacaaataaacaaaaaaagctcGGACGAGTATGTTAGGAAATTGCGATGGGAGGAGGGTTCAGGGGAGGAATTTGATATTGAGGAGACGTTTGCTGGCTTCCCTTTGCCGGGAGAGGATTTCGTGAGAATTGAGGGCTCGGAAGATCCATCGTCAAACAACCACGATGATTGTAGTGCAGATGAATCCTTCTCTGCTAGAAGAAGCAAAGTAGCAAGCAAGATATTCGCAATTCTGCAACAGGATGGCGCCGGATTCGACGCAAGGACCGCGCTGGACGAGATGCAGATCAGAGTTTCGGGGCGCCTGGTAAGAGAAGTGCTGATAAGGATCTCCAGCTCCATCAATGGCGCCAACAAATCCAGGTGCGCTAAACTGGCCTACAAGTTCTTCGTCTGGTGCGACCTCAAGGACGAGTTCCGCCACTCTTCGACCACCTACAACATGGTCATGAAGATCTTCGCCGACTGCGACGAGTTGAAGGCGATGTGGAAGCTGGTGGACCAGATGACGGAGAACGGCGTGGCAACGACGGCGAGGACGTTTAACATACTGGTCTGCGCCTGCGGGGAGGCCGGCATGGCGAGGAAGCTGGTGGAGAGGTTCGTCAAGTCCAAGGCCTTCAACTACAGGCCCTTCAAGCATTCCTTCAACGCAATTCTGTACTCGTTGCTCACAGTTCATCAGTATAAGCTCATTGAGTGGGTTTATCAGCAGATGCTGTTGGACGGCCATGGCCCCGACGTGCTCACCTACAATGTCATGCTCTGCGCTAAGTATAGATTGGGGAAGCTGGATCAGTTTCATGCTTTGCTTGATGAGATGGGGAGAAATGGCTTTTCTCCTGATCTTCACACCTACAACATACTGCTTCACGTGCTTGGCAAGGGCGACAAGCCTCTGGCTGCACTCAACCTTCTGAATTACATGGAGGATGTCGGTTGCCAGCCAAGGGTGCTGCATTTCACTAACCTGATCGACGGGCTGAGCCGCGCGGGGAATCTCGACGCCTGCAAGTACTTCTTCGACGAGATGCCCAAGAAGGGGTGCGAGCCCGACGTGGTATGCTACACCGTGATGATCACGGGCTTCGTCGTCGCCGGCGAGTTGCAGAAGGCGCAGAAACTGTTCGATGAAATGCTTGTGAGGGGCCACCTGCCTAATGTGTTCACGTACAACTCGATGATCAGGGGACTCTGCTCCGCAGGGAAGTTTGGTGAGGCGCGTTCGGTTCTTGGGCAGATGGAATCAAGAGGATGTGATCCGAATTTTGTAGTGTACAGCACGTTGGTGAGGAAGTTGCAGAACGCCGGGAAATTCGCAGAAGCGAACAACGTCGTAGGCCAAATGGTGGAGAAGGGGCGTTATGCTCATCTGGTTTCCAAGTTTAAGGGGTATAAAATGAAGTAA